Proteins from one Mesorhizobium sp. M9A.F.Ca.ET.002.03.1.2 genomic window:
- a CDS encoding ABC transporter permease, which yields MMRLELIKRPQRSMLFSALSPFIAFMLTLIAGAILFALLGVNPLKAFQIYFIEPVSQVWQLHELAIKAAPLILIGVGLSVCYRANIWNIGAEGQFILGGIVGSIIPVLFPQFEGPLVLPLMLLFGMVGGAAYAAIPALLKTRFNTNEILTSLMLVYVAQLFLDWLVRGPWRDPKGFNFPQTIQFNDSAILPELMPASGRANWGFVFALVAAVLIWILMSRMLKGFEVRVLGSSPRAGRFAGFGINRVVFFAFMLSGALAGLAGISEVSGAIGQLQPVISPGYGFTAIIVAFLGRLNPLGIVAAGLVLALTYLGGEAVQSALGISDKVARVFQGMLLFFVLGCDTLIHYRIRLIGPAVSESGATPKLEAAPKLEEVR from the coding sequence ATGATGCGCCTCGAACTCATCAAACGCCCGCAGCGCTCCATGCTGTTCTCGGCGCTGTCGCCCTTCATTGCATTCATGCTGACGCTCATTGCCGGCGCCATCCTGTTCGCGCTGCTTGGCGTCAACCCTTTGAAGGCGTTCCAGATTTACTTCATCGAGCCGGTCAGCCAGGTCTGGCAGCTGCATGAGCTGGCGATCAAGGCGGCACCGCTCATCCTGATCGGGGTCGGCCTATCGGTTTGCTACAGAGCCAATATCTGGAACATCGGCGCAGAAGGCCAATTCATCCTGGGCGGCATCGTCGGCTCGATCATCCCGGTGCTGTTTCCGCAATTTGAAGGCCCGCTGGTGCTGCCGCTGATGCTGCTGTTCGGCATGGTCGGCGGCGCTGCCTACGCCGCCATTCCGGCCTTGCTCAAGACTCGCTTCAACACCAACGAGATCCTGACCAGCCTGATGCTGGTTTATGTCGCCCAACTCTTCCTCGACTGGCTGGTGCGCGGGCCGTGGCGCGATCCGAAGGGCTTCAATTTCCCGCAGACGATACAGTTCAACGACTCGGCGATATTGCCGGAACTGATGCCAGCCTCCGGCCGCGCCAATTGGGGTTTCGTCTTCGCGCTGGTCGCAGCGGTGCTGATCTGGATCCTGATGAGCCGCATGCTGAAAGGCTTCGAGGTCCGCGTGCTCGGCTCGAGCCCCAGGGCAGGGCGCTTCGCCGGCTTCGGCATCAACCGGGTGGTATTCTTCGCCTTCATGCTGTCGGGTGCACTGGCCGGACTTGCCGGAATTTCGGAAGTCTCCGGCGCCATCGGCCAGCTGCAGCCGGTCATTTCGCCTGGCTACGGCTTCACCGCCATCATCGTGGCGTTCCTCGGCCGGCTCAATCCGCTGGGCATCGTCGCCGCCGGCCTGGTGCTGGCGCTGACCTATCTCGGCGGCGAGGCGGTGCAAAGCGCGCTCGGCATCTCCGACAAGGTGGCGCGCGTGTTCCAGGGCATGCTCCTGTTCTTCGTGCTCGGCTGCGACACGCTCATTCACTACCGCATTCGCCTGATCGGCCCTGCGGTATCGGAATCAGGGGCCACGCCGAAGCTTGAAGCCGCGCCGAAACTGGAGGAGGTCCGCTGA
- a CDS encoding PadR family transcriptional regulator encodes MEHHDLLSGLVRLHVLHHAAEHEIYGQWMIDELASHGYRLSAGTLYPLLHKMTRDSYLNSREERDGRTMRKLYSITDKGREGLAVAKERIREFTGEAVKR; translated from the coding sequence ATGGAGCATCACGACCTGCTCTCCGGTCTCGTGCGCCTGCATGTGCTCCATCATGCGGCCGAGCACGAGATTTACGGCCAGTGGATGATCGACGAGCTGGCGAGCCACGGCTACCGCCTGTCTGCCGGCACGCTCTATCCATTGCTCCACAAGATGACGCGTGACAGCTACCTCAACTCGCGCGAGGAGCGCGACGGACGCACGATGCGCAAGCTCTATTCCATTACCGACAAAGGACGCGAGGGCCTTGCTGTGGCCAAGGAGCGTATCCGCGAGTTTACCGGAGAGGCAGTGAAGCGATGA
- the rimO gene encoding 30S ribosomal protein S12 methylthiotransferase RimO produces MSAPRVSFVSLGCPKALVDSERIITRLRAEGYEIARKHDGADLVVVNTCGFLDSARDESLNAIGSALSENGRVIVTGCLGAEPDVIREKHPNVLAITGPQAYESVMAAVHEAAPPSHDPYVDLLPPQGVKLTPRHYAYLKISEGCNNRCTFCIIPALRGDLVSRPAADVLREAEKLAKAGVKEILVISQDTSAYGIDIKYQASQFGDREVRAKFLDLSEELGKLGVWVRMHYVYPYPHVADVIPLMAEGKILPYLDIPFQHASPQVLKNMRRPAHGEKTLERIRGWREICPDLAIRSTFIVGFPGETDDDFEMLLDWLDEARIDRAGCFKYEPVRGARSNDLGLEQVPQEIKEARWHRFMQRQQKISATQLARKVGKRLPVLIDEAHGTSAKGRTKYDAPEIDGSVNIQSRRPLRAGDIVTVKIDRADAYDLYGSAV; encoded by the coding sequence ATGTCCGCCCCTCGCGTCAGCTTCGTCAGCCTTGGATGCCCGAAGGCCCTCGTGGACTCGGAGCGCATCATCACGCGCCTACGCGCCGAGGGCTATGAGATCGCGCGCAAGCATGATGGCGCCGATCTGGTCGTCGTCAACACCTGCGGCTTTCTCGATTCGGCACGCGACGAATCGCTCAATGCCATCGGCTCCGCGCTTTCGGAGAACGGCAGGGTCATCGTCACCGGGTGCCTCGGCGCCGAGCCCGACGTCATCCGCGAAAAGCACCCAAACGTTCTCGCCATCACCGGTCCGCAGGCCTATGAGAGCGTGATGGCTGCGGTGCATGAGGCCGCACCCCCGAGCCACGATCCCTATGTCGACCTTTTGCCGCCGCAAGGCGTCAAGCTCACGCCGCGCCACTATGCCTATCTCAAGATTTCGGAGGGCTGCAACAACCGCTGCACCTTCTGCATCATCCCGGCGCTGCGCGGCGATCTCGTCTCGCGGCCGGCGGCCGACGTGCTGCGCGAGGCCGAGAAACTGGCCAAGGCCGGCGTCAAGGAGATCCTGGTCATTTCGCAGGACACCAGCGCCTACGGCATCGACATCAAATACCAGGCAAGCCAGTTCGGCGATCGCGAAGTGCGGGCAAAATTCCTCGATCTGTCGGAGGAACTCGGTAAGCTCGGCGTCTGGGTGCGCATGCACTATGTCTACCCCTACCCGCATGTCGCCGATGTCATCCCGCTGATGGCCGAAGGAAAGATCCTTCCCTATCTGGACATCCCGTTCCAGCACGCCTCGCCGCAGGTGCTGAAGAACATGCGCCGGCCCGCCCATGGCGAAAAGACGCTCGAGCGCATTCGCGGCTGGCGCGAAATCTGTCCGGACCTCGCGATCCGCTCCACCTTCATCGTCGGCTTCCCCGGCGAGACGGATGACGATTTCGAGATGCTGCTCGACTGGCTGGACGAAGCCAGGATCGACCGCGCGGGCTGTTTCAAATACGAGCCGGTTAGGGGCGCCCGCTCCAACGATCTCGGCCTCGAACAGGTACCGCAGGAGATCAAGGAGGCGCGCTGGCACCGCTTCATGCAGCGCCAGCAGAAGATCTCGGCAACGCAGCTCGCCAGGAAGGTCGGCAAGCGCCTGCCCGTCCTGATCGACGAGGCGCATGGCACCTCGGCGAAAGGCCGCACCAAATACGACGCGCCCGAAATCGACGGCTCGGTGAATATCCAGTCGCGGCGCCCATTGCGCGCCGGCGACATCGTCACCGTCAAGATCGACCGTGCCGACGCTTACGACCTCTACGGCTCGGCGGTATGA
- the chrA gene encoding chromate efflux transporter: protein MMGTTTSHDENQATRGSPGEVFAAFLKLGLTSFGGPIAHLGYFRDELVQRRKWIDEASYADLVALSQFLPGPASSQVGFALGLLRGGPLGALAAWAAFTLPSALLLVLFAYGATAFGGPVGSGIITGLKIVAVAIVAQAVWGMARNLCPDRERATIALGAVLVIILFAGPLGQVAAIAAGATAGLLFCRNHHEAITRHIDFPVSRTLGVISLVVFFALLFGLPIVTTAMSSQGLAVFDSFYRAGSLVFGGGHVVLPLLETEVVRSGWVNHDQFLAGYGAAQAVPGPLFTFAAYLGTVLEPAPNGLVGAGIALIAVFLPGFLILLGAIPFWDSFRKRESAQALMRGANAAVVGILGAALYDPVFTSAIVGPRQFALALTCFVLLMAWKAAPWIVVLVAAAGGVLIGAA from the coding sequence ATGATGGGCACGACAACGAGCCACGATGAAAACCAAGCGACAAGAGGCTCGCCTGGGGAGGTCTTTGCGGCCTTCCTCAAGCTCGGCTTGACCTCCTTTGGCGGACCGATCGCGCATCTGGGCTATTTCCGCGATGAACTGGTGCAACGACGCAAATGGATCGACGAAGCCAGCTATGCCGATCTCGTTGCGCTCAGCCAGTTCCTGCCCGGTCCGGCGTCCAGCCAGGTCGGCTTTGCGTTGGGACTGCTGCGTGGCGGGCCGCTCGGTGCGCTTGCCGCCTGGGCGGCCTTTACCTTGCCGTCGGCTCTCCTGCTCGTCCTCTTCGCCTACGGGGCGACGGCGTTCGGTGGACCGGTCGGCAGCGGCATCATCACCGGCCTCAAGATCGTCGCCGTCGCCATCGTGGCGCAGGCGGTCTGGGGCATGGCAAGGAACCTGTGTCCGGATCGCGAGCGGGCCACGATCGCCCTCGGCGCGGTGCTGGTCATCATTCTCTTCGCTGGTCCGCTCGGGCAGGTGGCGGCGATCGCCGCCGGGGCGACGGCGGGGCTGCTGTTCTGCCGCAATCATCACGAGGCGATCACGAGACACATCGACTTTCCCGTCTCGCGCACGCTCGGGGTAATTTCACTCGTCGTGTTCTTTGCTCTTCTGTTCGGGCTGCCCATCGTCACCACCGCCATGTCTTCGCAAGGGCTGGCCGTCTTCGACTCCTTTTATCGCGCGGGCTCGCTGGTCTTCGGCGGCGGACACGTCGTGCTGCCGCTTCTCGAAACGGAGGTGGTCCGAAGCGGTTGGGTCAACCACGACCAGTTTCTCGCCGGCTACGGCGCGGCGCAGGCCGTGCCCGGTCCGCTCTTCACCTTCGCGGCCTATCTGGGAACCGTGCTGGAGCCGGCCCCCAACGGCCTCGTTGGAGCAGGCATTGCGCTGATCGCCGTCTTCCTGCCAGGATTCCTGATCCTGCTCGGCGCCATTCCGTTCTGGGACAGCTTCCGCAAACGCGAAAGCGCGCAAGCGCTGATGCGCGGCGCCAATGCAGCGGTTGTCGGCATCCTCGGCGCGGCGCTCTACGATCCCGTGTTCACCAGTGCCATCGTCGGCCCGCGCCAGTTCGCCTTGGCGCTTACCTGCTTCGTGCTGCTGATGGCGTGGAAAGCTGCGCCCTGGATCGTCGTGCTCGTGGCCGCAGCGGGCGGCGTGCTGATCGGCGCGGCCTGA
- a CDS encoding TerC family protein, with protein sequence MEIFTAAGFSALLQVIAIDLVLAGDNAIVIGLAAAGLPAEQRKKAILIGVLAATVLRICFAAVTVQLLLIVGLLLAGGILLLWVCWKMWRELRTSQADELEATEALADSDFDKDNAVAGKAPRKTLGQAALQIVVADVSMSLDNVLAVAGAARDHFSVLIIGLVLSIALMGLAASFIARLLHRHRWIAYIGLLIILYVALDMVYRGAMEVWPHVNNAVS encoded by the coding sequence ATGGAAATTTTTACCGCCGCAGGCTTCTCGGCCCTGCTCCAGGTTATCGCCATCGACCTCGTACTTGCAGGCGACAACGCTATCGTCATCGGCCTTGCCGCGGCCGGCCTGCCGGCCGAACAGCGCAAGAAGGCCATCCTCATCGGCGTGCTGGCGGCGACCGTGCTGCGCATATGTTTTGCAGCGGTAACCGTTCAACTGCTCTTGATCGTCGGCCTGCTGCTGGCCGGTGGCATCCTGCTTTTGTGGGTTTGCTGGAAGATGTGGCGCGAACTGCGCACCTCCCAGGCCGACGAATTGGAAGCGACCGAGGCGCTGGCCGATTCCGATTTCGACAAGGATAATGCAGTGGCCGGCAAGGCGCCGCGCAAGACGCTGGGCCAGGCCGCGCTGCAGATCGTCGTCGCCGACGTCTCGATGTCGCTCGACAATGTGCTGGCGGTCGCTGGTGCAGCGCGCGATCATTTCTCCGTGCTGATCATCGGCCTGGTTCTGTCGATCGCGCTGATGGGTCTTGCCGCAAGCTTCATCGCCAGGCTGCTGCACCGCCACCGCTGGATCGCCTATATCGGCCTGCTGATCATCCTCTATGTCGCGCTCGACATGGTCTATCGAGGCGCGATGGAAGTCTGGCCACATGTGAACAACGCGGTGAGTTGA
- a CDS encoding BMP family ABC transporter substrate-binding protein, whose protein sequence is MKKLLIALVTTAATLSLAATAEAQEKLKACWVYTGPIGDFGYSYQHDQGRLDVEKALGDKVETAYLENVSEGPDADRAFERLAREGCKIIFGTSFGFMDPEVKVAKKFPDVMFEHATGYKTSDNLGIYNARFYEGRYILGQIAAKQSKSGVAGYIVSFPIPEVVMGINSFMLGAQSINPDFKAKIVWVNSWFDPGKEADAAKALFDQGADIIVQHTDSTAALQVAEERGLQGFGQSSDMIKFAPKAQLTSIVDDWGPYYISRVKAALDGTWKPGNVWLGIKDGAVKMAAYTNMPDDVKAMAQATEKKIVDGWNPFTGPIAKQDGTPWLKEGEVADDGTLLGMNFYIKGVDDKLPQ, encoded by the coding sequence ATGAAAAAACTGCTTATTGCGCTGGTGACGACGGCGGCGACATTGTCGCTGGCGGCGACCGCCGAAGCTCAGGAAAAGCTGAAAGCCTGTTGGGTCTATACCGGCCCGATCGGCGATTTCGGCTATTCGTACCAGCATGACCAGGGCCGCCTGGACGTAGAAAAGGCGCTCGGCGACAAGGTCGAGACCGCGTACTTGGAGAACGTCTCCGAGGGTCCCGATGCCGATCGTGCGTTCGAGCGCCTGGCGCGCGAAGGATGCAAGATCATCTTCGGCACCTCCTTCGGCTTCATGGACCCCGAAGTGAAGGTTGCCAAGAAATTCCCCGACGTGATGTTCGAGCACGCGACCGGCTACAAGACATCGGACAATCTCGGCATCTACAACGCGCGTTTCTATGAAGGCCGCTACATTCTCGGCCAGATCGCCGCCAAGCAATCGAAGTCGGGCGTCGCGGGCTACATCGTTTCGTTCCCGATCCCCGAAGTGGTGATGGGCATCAATTCCTTCATGCTCGGCGCCCAGTCGATCAACCCGGACTTCAAGGCGAAGATCGTCTGGGTCAATTCATGGTTCGATCCGGGCAAGGAAGCCGACGCCGCCAAGGCTCTGTTCGACCAGGGTGCCGACATCATCGTCCAGCACACCGACTCGACCGCTGCCCTGCAAGTCGCCGAAGAGCGCGGCCTGCAGGGGTTCGGTCAGTCTTCGGACATGATCAAGTTCGCTCCCAAGGCGCAGTTGACCTCGATCGTCGACGACTGGGGGCCGTATTATATCAGCCGGGTGAAGGCCGCGCTCGACGGCACATGGAAGCCCGGCAATGTCTGGCTGGGCATCAAGGACGGCGCCGTTAAAATGGCCGCTTACACCAACATGCCCGACGACGTGAAGGCGATGGCGCAAGCCACCGAAAAGAAGATCGTCGACGGCTGGAACCCCTTCACCGGGCCGATTGCCAAGCAGGACGGAACGCCGTGGCTGAAGGAAGGGGAAGTCGCGGACGACGGCACGCTGCTCGGCATGAATTTCTACATCAAAGGCGTCGACGACAAGCTGCCGCAGTAA
- a CDS encoding SRPBCC family protein: MTIYKSRIITVSVDRDWREIYDFASIPENFQRWAAGLGRRFEKSGEDWTAEDPDGRLIRIRFSRPNEFGVLDHIVFAEGKETRNAVRVVPNGTGAEVMFTLLKTPDMTEETFTADAAAVQRDLNTLKAMLER, from the coding sequence ATGACCATCTACAAATCCCGCATCATCACCGTGTCCGTCGACCGGGACTGGCGCGAAATCTATGACTTCGCCTCCATCCCGGAGAATTTCCAGCGCTGGGCGGCAGGCCTCGGCCGACGCTTCGAGAAATCGGGCGAGGACTGGACGGCGGAGGACCCCGACGGCCGGCTCATCCGCATCCGCTTCTCCCGGCCCAACGAATTCGGTGTCCTCGATCACATCGTCTTTGCCGAGGGCAAGGAAACCCGCAATGCGGTGCGCGTGGTTCCCAACGGCACCGGCGCGGAGGTCATGTTCACGCTTCTGAAGACGCCGGACATGACCGAGGAGACGTTCACCGCCGACGCCGCCGCGGTGCAGCGCGACCTCAACACCCTGAAGGCAATGCTCGAACGCTGA
- a CDS encoding PQQ-dependent sugar dehydrogenase: MLRVLIASSFLLAFSAPSLAQAPARSIESETGRIAVETFAEGLEHPWGATYLPDGVLLVTERPGRLRLVSTDGAVSDPIGGVPDVVAGGQGGLLDVALDPDFANNRTVYLSYSEERPGGAATSVGRGRLDDDGSALSNFEVIFRQQPAVSGRNHYGSRLVFAPDGKLFVTLGERFKMRQAQDVNNHLGTIVRINPDGSVPDDNPFVGKDGADEIWSYGHRNVQSAAIHPETGVLWTAEMGPRGGDELNIPQAGRNHGWPVVSWGRHYSGERIPDPSTRPDFAGSIHSWTPVISPSGMTFYTGDMFADWRGDLLIGGLSAEGIVRVRIDGEQVAGEEVLALGRRIRDVVQAPDGAVMALTDEPAGRILRLSPATSQ, translated from the coding sequence ATGCTGCGGGTACTCATTGCTTCGTCTTTTCTTCTTGCTTTCAGTGCGCCCTCGCTCGCACAGGCCCCTGCCAGGAGCATAGAGAGCGAAACGGGCCGCATTGCCGTCGAGACCTTTGCCGAAGGGCTCGAACACCCCTGGGGCGCGACCTACCTGCCAGACGGCGTGCTGCTGGTCACCGAGCGTCCGGGGCGCCTGCGGCTCGTCTCGACCGACGGGGCCGTCTCCGATCCGATCGGCGGTGTGCCGGACGTCGTCGCCGGCGGACAAGGCGGCCTGCTGGATGTGGCGCTCGATCCGGACTTTGCCAACAACCGGACCGTCTATCTCTCCTACTCGGAGGAACGCCCCGGCGGCGCGGCCACATCCGTCGGTCGTGGACGCCTGGACGATGACGGGAGCGCGCTTTCGAACTTCGAAGTGATCTTCCGGCAGCAACCGGCGGTCTCCGGACGGAACCACTACGGTTCCCGCCTGGTATTCGCGCCGGACGGCAAGCTCTTCGTCACGCTCGGCGAGCGCTTCAAGATGCGACAGGCGCAGGACGTCAACAATCATCTTGGGACGATCGTCCGCATCAATCCCGACGGTTCAGTGCCTGACGACAATCCCTTCGTCGGCAAGGACGGCGCCGACGAGATATGGTCCTACGGCCATCGCAATGTGCAAAGCGCAGCGATCCATCCCGAAACCGGCGTGCTCTGGACGGCGGAAATGGGACCGCGCGGCGGCGACGAGCTGAACATTCCGCAAGCAGGCCGGAATCACGGCTGGCCCGTGGTCAGCTGGGGGCGGCACTATTCGGGCGAACGCATTCCCGATCCGTCGACTCGGCCGGACTTTGCCGGCTCCATCCATAGCTGGACGCCCGTCATCTCGCCTTCCGGCATGACCTTCTACACCGGCGACATGTTTGCCGACTGGCGAGGCGACCTCCTGATTGGCGGATTGTCGGCGGAAGGCATCGTTCGTGTCAGGATTGACGGCGAGCAGGTCGCGGGCGAGGAAGTCCTCGCTCTCGGCAGGCGTATCCGAGACGTGGTGCAGGCTCCCGACGGCGCGGTCATGGCGCTGACCGACGAGCCAGCGGGACGGATATTACGACTGTCGCCAGCGACTTCGCAGTGA
- a CDS encoding VOC family protein, whose translation MAKSSNDKRIDYVEFSVSDIARSRDFYGKAFGWSFKDYGPSYCEFNDGRLFGGFALGGQKKTAGGPLVILYADRLDETQRRVEEVGGKIVKPAYSFPGGRRFHFSDPDGYELAVWSNK comes from the coding sequence ATGGCCAAATCAAGCAACGACAAACGCATCGACTATGTCGAGTTTTCCGTCAGCGACATCGCGCGCTCGCGCGACTTCTATGGCAAGGCCTTCGGCTGGTCCTTCAAGGACTACGGGCCGAGCTATTGCGAGTTCAACGACGGCCGCCTGTTCGGCGGCTTTGCTCTCGGCGGCCAGAAAAAGACGGCGGGCGGACCGCTGGTGATCCTCTATGCCGACAGGCTGGACGAGACCCAGCGTCGCGTCGAGGAGGTTGGCGGGAAGATCGTCAAGCCCGCCTATTCCTTCCCAGGCGGCCGGCGCTTCCACTTTTCCGATCCGGACGGCTACGAACTTGCGGTGTGGTCGAACAAGTGA
- a CDS encoding SDR family oxidoreductase: MSIFDRFSLAGRVALITGGGRGLGFEIARAFAEAGAHVVVTGRTAAVLNGAVAVIAKGGGSAQAAAFDIADVAAGRAVIADIRRTRGRLDILVNNVGARDRRPLVAFGDDDILELIRTDLLSAISLSRDAAEIMKAQGYGRLISVTSIVGEMARPGDAVYPAAKQGLTGLMRSMAVEYGVHGITSNAIAPGMFATETNAALAEDPDMLSFARQRVPLQRWGRPEEVAGAALFLASDAASFVNGHVLTVDGGMSVQM; the protein is encoded by the coding sequence ATGAGCATTTTCGACAGATTTTCCTTGGCTGGGCGTGTGGCGCTCATTACCGGAGGCGGACGCGGGCTCGGCTTCGAGATCGCGCGCGCCTTTGCCGAAGCGGGAGCTCATGTGGTTGTGACCGGACGTACGGCCGCTGTGCTCAATGGCGCCGTCGCCGTCATCGCGAAGGGCGGCGGCAGTGCCCAGGCGGCGGCCTTCGACATAGCGGATGTGGCGGCCGGCCGTGCTGTGATCGCGGATATCCGCCGGACCCGCGGCCGGTTGGACATCCTTGTCAACAATGTCGGCGCCCGCGACAGGAGGCCGCTCGTGGCATTCGGGGATGACGATATCCTTGAGTTGATCCGGACGGATCTGCTCTCGGCGATCTCACTGTCGCGGGATGCGGCGGAAATCATGAAGGCGCAAGGCTATGGCCGGCTGATCTCCGTCACTTCGATCGTTGGCGAGATGGCACGTCCGGGCGATGCCGTCTATCCCGCTGCCAAGCAAGGGCTGACCGGCCTGATGCGCAGCATGGCCGTCGAATACGGCGTGCACGGGATAACCAGCAACGCAATCGCCCCGGGGATGTTCGCTACCGAGACCAATGCCGCGCTGGCCGAAGATCCCGACATGCTTTCCTTCGCTCGCCAGCGGGTTCCCCTGCAACGCTGGGGACGGCCGGAGGAAGTCGCCGGCGCCGCCCTTTTCCTGGCCAGCGATGCGGCATCCTTCGTCAACGGGCATGTTCTGACCGTTGACGGCGGAATGTCCGTGCAGATGTGA
- a CDS encoding ABC transporter permease, with amino-acid sequence MDITVNILLTIATAATPLLIAAIGELVVERSGVLNLGVEGMMIMGAVGGFGAGYLTGSPWIGLLAAIALGAVFSLLFAVMTLSLATNQVATGLSLTLLGLGLSGMMGTSFVGQPGARLPNLDIPGLTAIPVVGRLLFGQDPIFYISIALTAAVMWFLFKTRTGLTLRSIGDSHTSAHALGIHVIRYRYLAVIFGGACAGLAGGHLSLVYTPQWVENMTAGRGWIALALVVFASWRPWRVLAGAYIFGAVWIGQLHAQAFGIPVPSQLLSSLPYLATIVVLVLISRNKRLTMMNTPASLGQPFVPDR; translated from the coding sequence ATGGACATCACCGTCAACATACTTTTGACCATTGCAACCGCGGCGACGCCTTTGCTGATCGCGGCGATCGGCGAACTGGTGGTGGAACGTTCCGGCGTGCTCAATCTCGGTGTCGAAGGGATGATGATCATGGGGGCGGTCGGCGGTTTCGGCGCCGGTTATCTCACGGGATCGCCGTGGATCGGGTTGTTGGCGGCGATCGCCCTGGGCGCGGTGTTTTCGTTGCTGTTCGCCGTCATGACGCTGTCGCTGGCCACCAACCAGGTGGCCACGGGCCTGTCGCTGACATTGCTCGGCCTCGGTCTTTCCGGCATGATGGGAACCAGCTTTGTCGGCCAGCCCGGCGCGAGGCTGCCAAACCTCGACATTCCAGGCCTGACAGCGATCCCCGTCGTCGGCAGGCTGTTATTCGGCCAGGACCCGATCTTCTATATCTCGATCGCATTGACCGCCGCCGTCATGTGGTTCCTGTTCAAGACCCGCACCGGGCTCACGCTGCGGTCGATCGGCGACAGCCATACATCGGCCCATGCGCTTGGCATCCACGTCATCCGCTACCGCTATCTGGCGGTGATCTTCGGCGGCGCCTGTGCCGGCCTTGCCGGGGGCCACCTGTCGCTGGTCTATACGCCGCAATGGGTGGAGAACATGACCGCCGGACGCGGCTGGATCGCGCTGGCGCTGGTCGTGTTCGCATCATGGCGGCCATGGCGTGTGCTGGCTGGCGCCTATATCTTCGGCGCGGTATGGATCGGCCAGCTTCATGCACAGGCTTTTGGCATTCCGGTTCCCTCGCAACTGCTTTCTTCGTTGCCCTATCTGGCAACCATCGTGGTTCTCGTTCTAATCTCGCGCAACAAGCGTTTGACGATGATGAACACACCGGCTTCCTTGGGGCAGCCATTCGTTCCGGATCGTTGA
- a CDS encoding helix-turn-helix domain-containing protein encodes MTSDDNTPVLSGAPILSGVIGEYREFDPPAALEGHFRCVWSNTLRPGAGRLSAVVPDGCVDITWIDGELVVAGPDVAVALSALTPGSTVIGTRFRPGAACRWLGLPMSEIVGSRLALGHFWGALAREIAQRIGDASSTAERMRAMQAALSRLAPDVEPPPPDMGFAFNALKTESAGPGMAVILDRLDVSPRTLRRRCQEAFGYGPKTLDRILRFQRFLNLAQQSAEPRLADLAFDTGYSDQAHLTREVRRLSGFSPATVLRQLGA; translated from the coding sequence GTGACGTCTGACGACAACACACCCGTTCTTTCCGGGGCGCCCATCCTTTCCGGGGTGATCGGAGAATACCGCGAGTTCGATCCTCCGGCGGCACTCGAAGGGCATTTCCGGTGTGTCTGGTCCAATACGCTGAGACCGGGCGCGGGGCGCCTATCGGCCGTGGTCCCCGACGGCTGCGTCGACATCACCTGGATCGATGGCGAGCTGGTGGTGGCGGGTCCCGACGTGGCCGTTGCCCTCTCTGCGCTGACACCCGGCTCTACGGTGATCGGCACCCGCTTCCGCCCGGGTGCGGCATGCCGGTGGCTCGGCCTGCCGATGTCGGAGATCGTCGGCAGCCGGCTGGCGCTCGGCCACTTCTGGGGCGCGCTGGCGCGCGAAATCGCCCAGAGAATCGGTGATGCATCCTCCACGGCGGAGCGGATGCGGGCGATGCAAGCGGCACTCTCCAGGCTCGCGCCCGATGTCGAGCCGCCGCCTCCGGACATGGGATTTGCCTTCAACGCGCTGAAAACGGAATCTGCCGGGCCGGGCATGGCGGTGATCCTCGACCGGCTGGACGTCAGCCCGCGAACGCTTCGCCGCCGCTGTCAGGAGGCTTTCGGCTATGGCCCGAAGACGCTTGACCGCATCCTCCGTTTCCAGCGGTTTCTGAACCTGGCGCAGCAATCCGCCGAGCCGCGCCTGGCCGATCTTGCGTTCGATACGGGCTATTCCGACCAGGCTCATCTCACGCGCGAGGTGCGGCGCCTGTCGGGTTTCTCGCCCGCAACGGTCCTGCGGCAGCTCGGCGCCTGA